One segment of Anastrepha obliqua isolate idAnaObli1 chromosome 3, idAnaObli1_1.0, whole genome shotgun sequence DNA contains the following:
- the LOC129242854 gene encoding uncharacterized protein LOC129242854 — protein sequence MCSLKVCLIFVVAVIAISCISKTNAAVFTQPAAFHPAHHGKCFDKITRRAMLPNKEYKPKGICAVMTCNIQAQTINIETCPYVEMPGCEELPTDPNWSFPKCCPQFKCTDFKTGKEFIVSL from the exons ATGTGCTCACTAAAAGTGTGTTTAATCTTCGTTGTTGCTGTGATTGCTATCAGCTGCATAAGTAAAACCAATGCTGCGGTATTCACACAACCTGCTGCCTTCCATCCTG CGCATCATGGCAAGTGCTTTGATAAAATCACCCGTCGTGCTATGCTGCCCAACAAGGAGTACAAGCCGAAGGGCATATGCGCAGTTATGACATGTAACATACAAGCACAAACAATCAACATTGAAACCTGCCCCTACGTGGAAATGCCCGGCTGTGAGGAGTTGCCTACCGATCCTAATTGGTCATTCCCCAAGTGTTGTCCACAATTCAAGTGTACCGATTTCAAGACTGGCAAGGAGTTCATTGTGTCGCTGTAG